The DNA segment ACCGTGGAGCTGCCCGCGTCGGTGCTCGCGGACGCGGAGAGCACGGTGCGCTCGGCGTTGCGGGTGGCACGGGCGGCGGCCTGCTTACGGGCCTCCTCCTGCGCCTTCTTCTTCGCCTCGGCCTTCTGCTGGGCGTCGGCGAGGTCCGCCTTGGCCTGCTTCGCGGCGCTGGCGGCGGCCGCGTCACGCTCGGCCTGCAGCTCGTAGTTCGCGGCCGCCTGCTGGGTGGCGTCCGCGGACTGCGCGACCTGGGTGGCCACGTCGGCGGTGAGGGTGGGGAGTTCGAGCGTCTGCGTCACGGGCTCGGCCTCGGCCGCGTTCGCGTAGCCGGCCGCTCCGGCGACCGCCAGGGTGCTGAGGACGCCGCCGGCGACACCGGTCCGCACGACGATGGACGACGCGCTGCGGCGGGGCTTCCGGTGGCTGCGTATGTGAGCGGTGTGGGACATGGGAACAACCGGTACCAGGGGCTCCTTCATATCTTCAACAAACGTGTGCTGCGCCACAATTGTTCAATCGGATCTCCGAAACCCGGTCGCGTCACTCTTTATTGACGCCGTAACGGACATAGCGGACGGAGATCATTGGGCCGTTGATCACGGTCTTTGATCATTACGTCCGAATTGCCCCGCGCCTACCATCGGTTGGGGTCGATGGCCAAGCCCGGCTCCGGAACGCCCGCCACCGGTGTGGCGGAGGTCACGGAACGGTCACCGGCGGAGCCGCGTCCGCGACGATCGGCCGCCCGTCGGGACTTCGTGAACGCGCGCACGTGCCCGGACCGCGTCCACACCGTGCCCCGGATCTCCCTCCGAGGTGT comes from the Streptomyces seoulensis genome and includes:
- a CDS encoding C40 family peptidase: MSHTAHIRSHRKPRRSASSIVVRTGVAGGVLSTLAVAGAAGYANAAEAEPVTQTLELPTLTADVATQVAQSADATQQAAANYELQAERDAAAASAAKQAKADLADAQQKAEAKKKAQEEARKQAAARATRNAERTVLSASASTDAGSSTVTGSSSATGSAASIVSFVKAQVGKAYVSGATGPSAYDCSGLVQTAFKQVGISLPRVSQDQSTAGTQVSLDSLQPGDILYWGSAGSAYHVGVYVGDGMFVGAQNPSTGVVERPLSYDQPTGAVRVL